The following are encoded together in the Fundulus heteroclitus isolate FHET01 chromosome 19, MU-UCD_Fhet_4.1, whole genome shotgun sequence genome:
- the ktn1 gene encoding kinectin isoform X5 — MAIDIYDSQYLLILAPSLVIALMFLFFWLFMKETSYDEVLARQKRDLKLPPTKPDSRKKNEKKKSKKKEAAGGGSGGGGGESEDDPRDFDMSDGLVSNVEAEEEPEPVVTADPSPPAPAAEVSASPEAPSGLRERKKKEKKAARAAAAAAAAAASAAVSASAASASAASLLEESEINDTKPVGHKTEPSPAASKIISPPSSQVETQILVQAAPAPVQTHTPPQASGKKRERKKQKVESADVQQLEVKAEQAPVQSKREAPSVAETKVVDGVTPSAVAGKKKNSAKKQKTEHVEESHILADIATSANHQETHNDDVPPKTSGKKQKNEYDKGNTEVKLKELLSGLSSLALSEAEALSVIALLREKSPNALDSWHKSTARPDPAAQEREKLLVTLQEESSIAKDKVKQLSQELQLEKQKTGRVEAVMREQRAAMEKELGGMQAKAQGSYQEVQTMQIKFQQMREQMESQITRLQQENGILRDAVSSATTQMESKNSAELSKLRSEYAGLMKELADNNSKLQQEEHQRKSLEVNYKQNVSQLEAQLQDAKRRWEELQNFLHTVNAEREKLQASKQELHSQLLAAETEMNNKNKELQTLHNSLTETVVSKEQLERRVMELMEMSQRSVPDEALQAQVQELMNENKALQVQSETQKVQNENLQAQISSQATHVSHMEELQKLLADKELQRKSLEDSLNAERSSGASRETNMQALHNENMSLKTEIQNLQAQIADQKSSQLTLDQIQKSVLEKDENIKTVEGLLEKGLIEVANKEAELKTLREDNEALKQEIEDLNRKRTEQASSELKVEELQHEIQEKDMKLKSMEESLQAAQVSSSTKEKTVETLEQQLSAVRLELEQLRKEQTQKETASSGAELQELQAQLAAKDQQIQMLQAEVEAKTRDLSEKVEQIQQQQSSSAAPSPELLAALSEKESQVSSLQGELAELRDSLELHRKKNNESQAVLAETQAECRDVLHRLLPHVPLPSEQNHQDWLQRFESAVAESLVAQSGQASQESEELAEKLKEAEESQRILQKDCETYKKVLAETEGILQRLQSSVEDEESRWKVKLEQSQEDVRELRREKQHLESELERAERESATYVIEVRELKDLLTELQTRLDGSYTEAFRQNEELALLKTQLTETLSKLEAEENERQRVAGDLYKAQQSLDLIQGELSKLTESTDDLIENSSLSSQREEIDKKEKMTAGLKQTVREMQQLLHMVGQQLAKGQQGETDTNQQKV; from the exons ATGGCGATCGATATCTACGACTCTCAGTACCTTCTCATCCTGGCCCCCTCCCTGGTCATCGCCCTCATGTTCCTCTTCTTCTGGCTCTTCATGAAGGAAACCTCTTACGACGAGGTGCTGGCTCGCCAGAAACGAGACCTCAAGCTGCCGCCCACCAAGCCAGACTCTCGCAAGAAGAAcgaaaagaagaaaagcaagAAGAAGGAAGCCGCCGGCGGGGGAAGTGGCGGGGGCGGAGGAGAATCGGAAGACGACCCGCGAGATTTTGACATGTCGGACGGTCTGGTCTCTAAcgtggaggcagaggaggaaccTGAACCCGTGGTCACGGCAGATCCATCTCCACCTGCGCCTGCTGCTGAAGTTTCGGCCTCTCCAGAGGCTCCTTCTGGTTTAagggagaggaagaagaaggagaagaaagcTGCCAGGGCGGCCGCCgccgctgcagcagcagcagcttcagcagcagtttcggcttcagcagcttcagcttcagcAGCCTCCCTCTTGGAGGAGTCAGAGATAAACGACACAAAGCCAGTCGGCCACAAGACGGAGCCGTCTCCAGCCGCAAGCAAAATAATAAGCCCACCTTCTTCACAAGTGGAGACGCAGATTCTGGTCCAAGCTGCTCCGGCTCCTGTCCAAACTCACACTCCACCTCAAGCCTCCgggaagaaaagagagaggaagaagcagAAAGTGGAGTCAG CAGACGTCCAGCAGCTCGAGGTGAAAGCAGAGCAGGCTCCAGTTCAAAGCAAAAGGGAAGCGCCTTCTGTGGCTGAAACCAAAGTTGTGGACGGCGTCACCCCGAGCGCCGTCGCTGGCAAGAAGAAAAACTCTGCCAAAAAGCAGAAGACGGAGCATG TAGAGGAAAGCCACATTTTGGCAGATATAGCGACTTCCGCCAACCACCAAGAAACCCACAATGATGACGTGCCTCCTAAAACATCTGGCAAGAAACAGAAGAACGAGTATGATAAAG GGAACACAGAAGTGaaactgaaggagctgctctctGGCCTGTCCAGCCTGGCTTTGTCAGAAGCCGAAGCGCTCAGTGTGATAGCTCTCCTCCGAGAAAAGAGCCCCAATGCCCTGGATTCTTGGCACAAA TCCACAGCTCGGCCTGACCCGGCTGCCCAAGAGCGAGAGAAGCTTCTCGTAACCCTGCAGGAGGAATCCTCCATTGCCAAAGACAAAGTGAAGCAGCTCAGTCAG GAGCTTCAGCTGGAGAAGCAGAAAACCGGCAGAGTGGAGGCCGTGATGAGGGAGCAGCGAGCGGCCATGGAGAAAGAGCTGGGAGGCATGCAGGCCAAAGCGCAGGGCAGCTACCAGGAGGTGCAGACGATGCAAATCAAG ttTCAGCAGATGAGGGAGCAGATGGAAAGCCAGATCACTCGGCTGCAGCAGGAGAACGGGATCTTGAGGGACGCCGTCAGCTCTGCCACCACGCAGATGGAGAGCAA GAATTCGGCAGAGCTGAGCAAGCTGCGCTCCGAGTACGCCGGCCTGATGAAAGAGCTGGCAGACAACAACAGCaagctgcagcaggaggagcacCAGAGGAAGTCACTGGAGGTCAACTACAAGCAGAACGTGTCCCAGCTGGAG GCCCAATTACAGGACGCCAAGCGACGCTGGGAAGAGTTGCAAAACTTCCTCCACACCGTCAACGCTGAGAGAGAGAAACTTCAGGCCTCTAAGCAAG agctccACAGCCAACTCCTAGCAGCCGAGACGGAgatgaacaacaaaaacaaggaaCTCCAGACTCTACACAACAGTCTGACTGAAACCGTGGTCTCCAAAGAGCAGCTGGAGCGCCGAGTGATGGAGCTGATGGAGATGTCCCAGCGCAGTGTGCCCGATGAAGCTCTGCAGGCCCAGGTTCAG gaaCTCATGAATGAGAACAAAGCTCTTCAAGTTCAGAGCGAGACACAAAAAGTCCAGAACGAGAACCTGCAGGCTCAGATCTCTTCACAG GCCACCCATGTGTCCCACATGGAGGAGCTACAGAAGCT GCTGGCTGACAAGGAGCTGCAGCGGAAGAGTCTGGAAGATTCCCTAAATGCTGAGAGGAGCAGCGGAGCGAGCAGAGAAACGAACATGCAG GCTTTGCACAATGAGAACATGTCGCTGAAGACCGAGATCCAGAATCTGCAGGCACAGATTGCTGATCAG AAATCTTCCCAGCTGACCTTGGACCAGATCCAGAAGAG TGTCCTAGAGAAGGATGAGAACATTAAGACAGTTGAGGGGCTGTTGGAGAAGGGGCTGATTGAAGTGGCCAACAAAGAGGCGGAGCTGAAG ACTCTAAGAGAAGATAACGAGgcactaaaacaagaaattgaGGACCTTAATCGAAAGAGAACAGAACAG GCGTCATCAGAGTTGAAAGTGGAAGAACTGCAGCACGA GATCCAAGAGAAAGACATGAAGCTGAAATCGATGGAGGAGAGTTTACAAGCAGCACAAGTCAGCAGCTCCACCAAAGAGAAGACGGTTGAG ACTCTGGAGCAGCAGTTGTCTGCCGTTCGGCTGGAGTTGGAGCAGCTAAGAAAGGAGCAAACGCAGAAAGAGACGGCCAGTTCTGGTGCCGAGCTTCAGGAACTCCAGGCTCA GTTAGCGGCAAAGGACCAGCAAATTCAGATGCTTCAGGCTGAGGTGGAGGCAAAGACCAGGGATCTGAGTGAGAAGGTGGAGCAGATTCAACAGCAG CAATCCAGCTCCGCAGCACCAAGCCCTGAGCTTCTTGCAGC GTTGTCTGAGAAGGAGAGTCAGGTCAGCAGTCTGCAGGGTGAGCTGGCAGAGCTGAGGGACTCATTGGAGCTTcacagaaaaaagaacaat GAAAGCCAGGCAGTGCTAGCAGAAACTCAGGCTGAGTGTCGAGATGTTCTGCACAGACTGCTGCCCCATGTGCCTCTGCCCTCTGAACAG AACCATCAGGATTGGCTACAGAGATTCGAGAGTGCAGTGGCTGAAAGCTTGGTTGCACAGTCTGGCCAAGCGTCACAGGAGTCGGAG GAGTTGGCCGAGAAACTGAAAGAAGCGGAGGAAAGCCAAAGGATTCTACAGAAAGACTGCGAGACGTACAAGAAGGTTTTGGCGGAGACG GAGGGCATCCTGCAGCGCCTGCAGAGCAGTGTTGAGGATGAGGAGTCGCGCTGGAAAGTTAAGCTGGAACAGTCGCAAGAGGACGTTAGAGAG CTGAGAAGAGAAAAGCAGCACTTGGAGTCAGAGCTGGAGAGGGCGGAGCGTGAGAGCGCCACCTATGTGATAGAAGTGAGAGAG CTCAAAGATCTGTTGACTGAATTGCAGACCAGACTTGATGGCTCATATACAGAGGCTTTCAGACAGAATGAGGAGCTGGCTTTG ctgaaaacccaGCTGACCGAGACACTGTCCAAGTTGGAGGCCGAGGAGAACGAGAGGCAACGAGTAGCTGGCGACCTGTACAAG GCCCAGCAGTCGCTTGACCTGATCCAGGGTGAGCTCTCCAAACTAACAGAAAGCACCGACGACCTGATCGAGAACAGCAGCCTGTCGTCACAGCGA GAGGAGATAGACAAGAAGGAGAAAATGACCGCAGGACTGAAACAAACGGTGAGAGAAATgcagcagctgctccacatGGTCGGCCAGCAACTGGCAAAGGGACAACAGGGG GAGACTGACACAAATCAACAGAAGGTATAA
- the ktn1 gene encoding kinectin isoform X3, producing the protein MAIDIYDSQYLLILAPSLVIALMFLFFWLFMKETSYDEVLARQKRDLKLPPTKPDSRKKNEKKKSKKKEAAGGGSGGGGGESEDDPRDFDMSDGLVSNVEAEEEPEPVVTADPSPPAPAAEVSASPEAPSGLRERKKKEKKAARAAAAAAAAAASAAVSASAASASAASLLEESEINDTKPVGHKTEPSPAASKIISPPSSQVETQILVQAAPAPVQTHTPPQASGKKRERKKQKVESADVQQLEVKAEQAPVQSKREAPSVAETKVVDGVTPSAVAGKKKNSAKKQKTEHEESHILADIATSANHQETHNDDVPPKTSGKKQKNEYDKGNTEVKLKELLSGLSSLALSEAEALSVIALLREKSPNALDSWHKSTARPDPAAQEREKLLVTLQEESSIAKDKVKQLSQELQLEKQKTGRVEAVMREQRAAMEKELGGMQAKAQGSYQEVQTMQIKFQQMREQMESQITRLQQENGILRDAVSSATTQMESKNSAELSKLRSEYAGLMKELADNNSKLQQEEHQRKSLEVNYKQNVSQLEAQLQDAKRRWEELQNFLHTVNAEREKLQASKQELHSQLLAAETEMNNKNKELQTLHNSLTETVVSKEQLERRVMELMEMSQRSVPDEALQAQVQELMNENKALQVQSETQKVQNENLQAQISSQATHVSHMEELQKLLADKELQRKSLEDSLNAERSSGASRETNMQALHNENMSLKTEIQNLQAQIADQKSSQLTLDQIQKSVLEKDENIKTVEGLLEKGLIEVANKEAELKTLREDNEALKQEIEDLNRKRTEQASSELKVEELQHEIQEKDMKLKSMEESLQAAQVSSSTKEKTVETLEQQLSAVRLELEQLRKEQTQKETASSGAELQELQAQLAAKDQQIQMLQAEVEAKTRDLSEKVEQIQQQQSSSAAPSPELLAALSEKESQVSSLQGELAELRDSLELHRKKNNELREKNWSAMEALSVTESMLQGKLSKAVKESQAVLAETQAECRDVLHRLLPHVPLPSEQNHQDWLQRFESAVAESLVAQSGQASQESEELAEKLKEAEESQRILQKDCETYKKVLAETEGILQRLQSSVEDEESRWKVKLEQSQEDVRELRREKQHLESELERAERESATYVIEVRELKDLLTELQTRLDGSYTEAFRQNEELALLKTQLTETLSKLEAEENERQRVAGDLYKAQQSLDLIQGELSKLTESTDDLIENSSLSSQREEIDKKEKMTAGLKQTVREMQQLLHMVGQQLAKGQQGETDTNQQKV; encoded by the exons ATGGCGATCGATATCTACGACTCTCAGTACCTTCTCATCCTGGCCCCCTCCCTGGTCATCGCCCTCATGTTCCTCTTCTTCTGGCTCTTCATGAAGGAAACCTCTTACGACGAGGTGCTGGCTCGCCAGAAACGAGACCTCAAGCTGCCGCCCACCAAGCCAGACTCTCGCAAGAAGAAcgaaaagaagaaaagcaagAAGAAGGAAGCCGCCGGCGGGGGAAGTGGCGGGGGCGGAGGAGAATCGGAAGACGACCCGCGAGATTTTGACATGTCGGACGGTCTGGTCTCTAAcgtggaggcagaggaggaaccTGAACCCGTGGTCACGGCAGATCCATCTCCACCTGCGCCTGCTGCTGAAGTTTCGGCCTCTCCAGAGGCTCCTTCTGGTTTAagggagaggaagaagaaggagaagaaagcTGCCAGGGCGGCCGCCgccgctgcagcagcagcagcttcagcagcagtttcggcttcagcagcttcagcttcagcAGCCTCCCTCTTGGAGGAGTCAGAGATAAACGACACAAAGCCAGTCGGCCACAAGACGGAGCCGTCTCCAGCCGCAAGCAAAATAATAAGCCCACCTTCTTCACAAGTGGAGACGCAGATTCTGGTCCAAGCTGCTCCGGCTCCTGTCCAAACTCACACTCCACCTCAAGCCTCCgggaagaaaagagagaggaagaagcagAAAGTGGAGTCAG CAGACGTCCAGCAGCTCGAGGTGAAAGCAGAGCAGGCTCCAGTTCAAAGCAAAAGGGAAGCGCCTTCTGTGGCTGAAACCAAAGTTGTGGACGGCGTCACCCCGAGCGCCGTCGCTGGCAAGAAGAAAAACTCTGCCAAAAAGCAGAAGACGGAGCATG AGGAAAGCCACATTTTGGCAGATATAGCGACTTCCGCCAACCACCAAGAAACCCACAATGATGACGTGCCTCCTAAAACATCTGGCAAGAAACAGAAGAACGAGTATGATAAAG GGAACACAGAAGTGaaactgaaggagctgctctctGGCCTGTCCAGCCTGGCTTTGTCAGAAGCCGAAGCGCTCAGTGTGATAGCTCTCCTCCGAGAAAAGAGCCCCAATGCCCTGGATTCTTGGCACAAA TCCACAGCTCGGCCTGACCCGGCTGCCCAAGAGCGAGAGAAGCTTCTCGTAACCCTGCAGGAGGAATCCTCCATTGCCAAAGACAAAGTGAAGCAGCTCAGTCAG GAGCTTCAGCTGGAGAAGCAGAAAACCGGCAGAGTGGAGGCCGTGATGAGGGAGCAGCGAGCGGCCATGGAGAAAGAGCTGGGAGGCATGCAGGCCAAAGCGCAGGGCAGCTACCAGGAGGTGCAGACGATGCAAATCAAG ttTCAGCAGATGAGGGAGCAGATGGAAAGCCAGATCACTCGGCTGCAGCAGGAGAACGGGATCTTGAGGGACGCCGTCAGCTCTGCCACCACGCAGATGGAGAGCAA GAATTCGGCAGAGCTGAGCAAGCTGCGCTCCGAGTACGCCGGCCTGATGAAAGAGCTGGCAGACAACAACAGCaagctgcagcaggaggagcacCAGAGGAAGTCACTGGAGGTCAACTACAAGCAGAACGTGTCCCAGCTGGAG GCCCAATTACAGGACGCCAAGCGACGCTGGGAAGAGTTGCAAAACTTCCTCCACACCGTCAACGCTGAGAGAGAGAAACTTCAGGCCTCTAAGCAAG agctccACAGCCAACTCCTAGCAGCCGAGACGGAgatgaacaacaaaaacaaggaaCTCCAGACTCTACACAACAGTCTGACTGAAACCGTGGTCTCCAAAGAGCAGCTGGAGCGCCGAGTGATGGAGCTGATGGAGATGTCCCAGCGCAGTGTGCCCGATGAAGCTCTGCAGGCCCAGGTTCAG gaaCTCATGAATGAGAACAAAGCTCTTCAAGTTCAGAGCGAGACACAAAAAGTCCAGAACGAGAACCTGCAGGCTCAGATCTCTTCACAG GCCACCCATGTGTCCCACATGGAGGAGCTACAGAAGCT GCTGGCTGACAAGGAGCTGCAGCGGAAGAGTCTGGAAGATTCCCTAAATGCTGAGAGGAGCAGCGGAGCGAGCAGAGAAACGAACATGCAG GCTTTGCACAATGAGAACATGTCGCTGAAGACCGAGATCCAGAATCTGCAGGCACAGATTGCTGATCAG AAATCTTCCCAGCTGACCTTGGACCAGATCCAGAAGAG TGTCCTAGAGAAGGATGAGAACATTAAGACAGTTGAGGGGCTGTTGGAGAAGGGGCTGATTGAAGTGGCCAACAAAGAGGCGGAGCTGAAG ACTCTAAGAGAAGATAACGAGgcactaaaacaagaaattgaGGACCTTAATCGAAAGAGAACAGAACAG GCGTCATCAGAGTTGAAAGTGGAAGAACTGCAGCACGA GATCCAAGAGAAAGACATGAAGCTGAAATCGATGGAGGAGAGTTTACAAGCAGCACAAGTCAGCAGCTCCACCAAAGAGAAGACGGTTGAG ACTCTGGAGCAGCAGTTGTCTGCCGTTCGGCTGGAGTTGGAGCAGCTAAGAAAGGAGCAAACGCAGAAAGAGACGGCCAGTTCTGGTGCCGAGCTTCAGGAACTCCAGGCTCA GTTAGCGGCAAAGGACCAGCAAATTCAGATGCTTCAGGCTGAGGTGGAGGCAAAGACCAGGGATCTGAGTGAGAAGGTGGAGCAGATTCAACAGCAG CAATCCAGCTCCGCAGCACCAAGCCCTGAGCTTCTTGCAGC GTTGTCTGAGAAGGAGAGTCAGGTCAGCAGTCTGCAGGGTGAGCTGGCAGAGCTGAGGGACTCATTGGAGCTTcacagaaaaaagaacaat GAGCTTCGGGAGAAAAACTGGAGTGCAATGGAGGCTCTGTCAGTCACCGAGTCCATGCTTCAAGGAAAACTCAGCAAAGCCGTCAAG GAAAGCCAGGCAGTGCTAGCAGAAACTCAGGCTGAGTGTCGAGATGTTCTGCACAGACTGCTGCCCCATGTGCCTCTGCCCTCTGAACAG AACCATCAGGATTGGCTACAGAGATTCGAGAGTGCAGTGGCTGAAAGCTTGGTTGCACAGTCTGGCCAAGCGTCACAGGAGTCGGAG GAGTTGGCCGAGAAACTGAAAGAAGCGGAGGAAAGCCAAAGGATTCTACAGAAAGACTGCGAGACGTACAAGAAGGTTTTGGCGGAGACG GAGGGCATCCTGCAGCGCCTGCAGAGCAGTGTTGAGGATGAGGAGTCGCGCTGGAAAGTTAAGCTGGAACAGTCGCAAGAGGACGTTAGAGAG CTGAGAAGAGAAAAGCAGCACTTGGAGTCAGAGCTGGAGAGGGCGGAGCGTGAGAGCGCCACCTATGTGATAGAAGTGAGAGAG CTCAAAGATCTGTTGACTGAATTGCAGACCAGACTTGATGGCTCATATACAGAGGCTTTCAGACAGAATGAGGAGCTGGCTTTG ctgaaaacccaGCTGACCGAGACACTGTCCAAGTTGGAGGCCGAGGAGAACGAGAGGCAACGAGTAGCTGGCGACCTGTACAAG GCCCAGCAGTCGCTTGACCTGATCCAGGGTGAGCTCTCCAAACTAACAGAAAGCACCGACGACCTGATCGAGAACAGCAGCCTGTCGTCACAGCGA GAGGAGATAGACAAGAAGGAGAAAATGACCGCAGGACTGAAACAAACGGTGAGAGAAATgcagcagctgctccacatGGTCGGCCAGCAACTGGCAAAGGGACAACAGGGG GAGACTGACACAAATCAACAGAAGGTATAA